One Kaistella polysaccharea DNA segment encodes these proteins:
- a CDS encoding pyridoxal phosphate-dependent aminotransferase, translated as MPKISQRAQNMPASPVRKLVPYALLAKQKGIKVYHLNIGQPDIETPQSALDAVKNNDLKIFEYALSEGNLDYRTALKNYYHTLGFSDLTTENFIVTNGGSEALNFAISTLCDDGDEVIIPEPYYANYNGFASTFNVNVVAVSSTIDTGFALPPIEDFEKKITPKTRAILICNPGNPTGYLYTREELQKLADIALRHDIVIISDEVYREYVYDGKQAVSMLDFPEIADNCIIIDSESKRYSMCGVRIGFMVTRSKKIHDAAMLFAQARLSPVLLGQIAAAAAHQDDADYILTVRSEYTHRRNVLVDLLNGIPGVICPKPKGAFYCAVELPVDDTDKFAQWLLESYSHNNETIMVAPMSGFYSNPELGKKQVRIAYVLKEEDLRRSVELLNDALQKYKIEFGL; from the coding sequence ATGCCAAAAATTTCTCAGAGAGCTCAAAATATGCCAGCTTCACCGGTTCGGAAATTGGTTCCTTACGCATTACTCGCGAAACAAAAAGGAATAAAAGTGTATCATTTAAATATCGGTCAGCCCGACATTGAGACGCCGCAATCTGCTTTGGATGCCGTGAAAAATAATGATTTGAAAATTTTTGAGTATGCGCTTTCCGAAGGGAATTTAGATTACAGAACGGCGTTAAAAAATTACTATCACACTTTAGGTTTTTCGGATTTAACGACGGAAAATTTTATTGTGACTAATGGGGGTTCTGAAGCGCTGAACTTTGCCATTTCTACTCTGTGCGATGATGGCGATGAAGTGATCATTCCAGAACCTTATTACGCGAATTATAATGGGTTTGCAAGCACTTTTAATGTAAATGTGGTGGCGGTATCTTCTACAATTGATACCGGATTTGCACTGCCACCGATAGAAGATTTCGAGAAAAAAATAACGCCAAAAACACGGGCAATTCTTATCTGTAACCCCGGAAATCCCACCGGTTATCTCTACACCCGAGAAGAGTTGCAGAAATTGGCAGATATCGCTCTGAGACACGATATTGTAATAATTTCTGATGAGGTTTACAGAGAATATGTATATGACGGTAAGCAGGCCGTTTCGATGCTAGATTTCCCAGAAATTGCCGATAATTGTATTATTATTGATTCTGAATCAAAACGTTATTCAATGTGCGGTGTACGAATTGGTTTCATGGTTACGCGGTCGAAAAAAATTCATGATGCAGCCATGCTTTTCGCTCAGGCAAGATTAAGTCCGGTATTGTTAGGTCAGATTGCAGCTGCGGCGGCTCATCAGGACGATGCGGATTATATTTTGACCGTTCGTTCAGAATATACCCACCGTAGAAATGTGTTGGTTGATTTGCTTAACGGAATTCCAGGTGTAATTTGTCCAAAACCAAAAGGAGCTTTTTATTGCGCAGTAGAACTTCCGGTTGATGATACTGATAAGTTTGCACAGTGGTTGTTAGAAAGTTACTCTCATAATAACGAAACCATTATGGTTGCGCCAATGAGTGGTTTTTACAGCAATCCTGAATTGGGTAAAAAACAGGTGCGAATTGCTTATGTTTTGAAAGAAGAGGATTTGAGAAGAAGTGTTGAATTGTTAAATGATGCGCTTCAGAAATATAAAATTGAATTTGGACTTTAA
- a CDS encoding TPM domain-containing protein, with amino-acid sequence MRLLSRKYFFAFLLVGLSIFVFAQNIPKKPAILYPITDEVGILTQGEKDQLNQKLIKFSDSTSTEIAVIIIPTTGGEDVNYLATMYGEKWGIGQKETDNGIVFLIATEDHTMAIQQGRAVEQYLTASVAGQILDYIVTPNFKQGLWFEGINRGTTALMEAVQGKFKPIAKTSSEESLTPGQILMIAFFVFIILSFLFKNRGGGGGNYNDDEDVILSRRGRRSYPGGFFPFPGSFGGGGFGRSGGGFGGGGFGGFGGGGSFGGGGASGGW; translated from the coding sequence ATGAGATTACTTTCTCGTAAATATTTCTTCGCTTTTCTACTCGTAGGTTTAAGCATTTTTGTTTTTGCCCAAAATATTCCGAAAAAACCCGCTATTTTATATCCGATAACTGACGAAGTAGGAATATTGACACAGGGCGAGAAAGATCAGCTCAATCAAAAACTAATTAAATTTTCCGATTCAACATCTACGGAAATCGCAGTAATTATCATTCCGACAACGGGTGGCGAGGATGTGAATTATCTAGCCACGATGTATGGTGAAAAGTGGGGAATTGGTCAAAAAGAAACTGATAACGGCATCGTTTTCTTAATCGCTACAGAAGATCACACCATGGCTATACAGCAAGGTAGAGCTGTAGAACAATATTTAACAGCATCGGTCGCAGGGCAAATTCTGGATTATATTGTTACGCCAAATTTCAAACAAGGATTATGGTTTGAAGGAATTAATAGAGGAACTACGGCTTTAATGGAAGCTGTTCAAGGCAAATTTAAGCCGATTGCAAAAACTTCATCGGAGGAAAGTTTAACTCCGGGACAGATTTTAATGATTGCTTTCTTTGTGTTTATAATCTTAAGTTTTCTCTTCAAAAACCGAGGAGGCGGTGGCGGCAATTATAATGACGATGAAGATGTGATCTTGTCACGACGGGGACGACGTTCCTACCCAGGTGGATTTTTCCCTTTCCCAGGCAGTTTCGGTGGTGGCGGTTTTGGTCGTTCCGGCGGTGGTTTTGGCGGTGGCGGATTCGGAGGCTTCGGCGGAGGCGGAAGTTTCGGTGGAGGCGGTGCTTCTGGAGGTTGGTAG
- a CDS encoding DUF4295 domain-containing protein: protein MAKKVVATLQGGAGSKKMTKVVKMVRSPKSGAYIFDEKVMNADEVEAYLKK from the coding sequence ATGGCAAAGAAAGTAGTAGCAACGCTTCAAGGTGGTGCAGGTTCAAAAAAAATGACCAAAGTTGTGAAAATGGTAAGATCTCCTAAATCTGGAGCTTACATTTTTGATGAGAAAGTAATGAACGCTGACGAGGTTGAAGCTTATTTAAAAAAATAA
- the ftsY gene encoding signal recognition particle-docking protein FtsY: protein MSWYKKIFKKEEKETLDKGLEKSSQGFFDKISKAVVGKSKVDDEVLDDLEEVLIASDVGASTTIKIIERIENRVARDKFVGTDELDVILREEITNLLLDGPHAGSGTIDETKKPYVIMVVGVNGVGKTTTIGKLAHLFKSEGKNVVLGAADTFRAAAVDQLVIWSERVGVPIVKQNMGSDPASVAFDTVQSAVANNADVVIIDTAGRLHNKVNLMNELTKIKRVMQKVLPDAPHEILLVLDGSTGQNAFEQAKQFTAATEVNALAITKLDGTAKGGVVIGISDQFQIPVKYIGVGEKMTDLQLFNGAEFVDSFFKKR from the coding sequence ATGAGTTGGTATAAAAAAATTTTTAAAAAAGAGGAAAAGGAAACTTTAGATAAAGGCCTCGAAAAATCCAGTCAGGGGTTCTTCGATAAGATTTCGAAAGCGGTTGTCGGGAAATCTAAAGTCGATGACGAAGTTCTGGATGATTTGGAGGAAGTGCTTATTGCCTCTGATGTTGGCGCGTCGACCACCATTAAAATCATTGAAAGAATCGAGAACCGTGTTGCCCGTGATAAATTTGTGGGAACTGATGAACTTGATGTCATCTTGCGCGAAGAAATAACGAATCTGCTTCTTGATGGGCCACATGCCGGAAGCGGCACTATTGATGAAACTAAAAAACCTTATGTCATCATGGTTGTAGGTGTAAACGGCGTAGGAAAAACTACGACCATCGGTAAATTAGCGCACCTGTTTAAGAGTGAAGGTAAAAATGTGGTATTGGGTGCTGCCGACACCTTCCGCGCTGCTGCAGTAGATCAACTGGTGATCTGGAGCGAAAGAGTTGGTGTACCAATCGTAAAACAAAATATGGGAAGTGATCCCGCTTCTGTGGCTTTTGACACGGTACAAAGTGCTGTTGCGAATAATGCAGATGTGGTTATTATAGATACCGCCGGAAGGTTGCACAACAAAGTGAATCTAATGAATGAACTCACGAAAATTAAACGCGTGATGCAAAAAGTTCTACCCGACGCACCACATGAAATTCTCTTGGTGCTCGATGGATCTACCGGACAAAATGCTTTCGAACAGGCAAAACAGTTCACTGCGGCGACAGAAGTAAATGCTTTAGCAATTACTAAATTAGATGGAACTGCAAAAGGAGGTGTGGTGATTGGTATATCTGATCAGTTTCAAATACCGGTAAAATATATTGGTGTAGGTGAGAAAATGACTGATCTTCAGTTGTTCAATGGAGCAGAGTTTGTAGATTCTTTCTTTAAAAAAAGATAA
- a CDS encoding GlsB/YeaQ/YmgE family stress response membrane protein yields the protein MGILTWIIFGLIAGAIAKLIMPGNQNMGWLLTIILGIVGAFVGGWIGSMLGWGTVEEFDIKGILLAVVGALAVLWIYGMATKRG from the coding sequence ATGGGAATTTTAACTTGGATCATTTTTGGTCTTATCGCAGGAGCAATCGCTAAACTTATTATGCCAGGAAACCAGAACATGGGTTGGCTTTTAACAATCATTTTAGGTATCGTAGGTGCATTCGTTGGAGGATGGATTGGTAGTATGCTAGGATGGGGAACTGTTGAGGAATTTGATATTAAAGGAATTCTTCTTGCAGTTGTCGGAGCTTTAGCAGTTCTGTGGATCTATGGAATGGCCACAAAACGTGGATAA
- a CDS encoding dihydrofolate reductase, translated as MITAVVAMGLNNEIGAENQMLWHLPTDLKHFKEITSEHPIIMGRKTYESIGKPLPNRTNIVVSTKKDWFEEGILIVGSLKEAIKFAKKIDEDIFIIGGGKIYEQTMEITDKLEVTLVKTTLKADTYFPKISEKIWVKTDEICHEKDEKNAYDFCFQTFERKEKL; from the coding sequence ATGATAACAGCTGTAGTAGCAATGGGTTTGAATAATGAAATTGGTGCTGAAAATCAAATGCTTTGGCATTTACCAACCGATTTAAAACATTTTAAAGAAATTACATCAGAGCACCCAATTATCATGGGTCGTAAAACTTACGAAAGTATTGGAAAACCACTTCCGAACCGAACAAACATTGTTGTAAGTACTAAAAAAGATTGGTTTGAAGAAGGTATTCTGATTGTAGGAAGTTTAAAAGAAGCCATTAAGTTTGCAAAAAAAATAGACGAAGATATTTTTATCATTGGCGGCGGTAAGATTTACGAACAGACCATGGAGATAACGGACAAATTAGAAGTTACCCTCGTAAAAACCACTTTGAAAGCTGATACTTATTTCCCGAAAATTAGCGAGAAAATCTGGGTAAAAACCGACGAAATCTGCCACGAGAAAGACGAAAAAAATGCTTACGATTTTTGCTTTCAAACATTTGAGCGGAAAGAAAAACTCTAA
- a CDS encoding LemA family protein has product MRNKGCMSAGTIGIALLVIAAVLFFWGKNGYNNFVTKEQTVNTKWSNVETVYQKRANLIPNLERTVKSYSQFEQETLTKVIEARSKATSITVDPTNMTEADMAKFQAAQGELSGALSRLMAVVEQYPNLKADQQYLNFQREYTAIENSIRSETVYYNEAAQDYNTTIKTFPNNILANFTNFKEKPYFKADAGAQKAPEVFTN; this is encoded by the coding sequence ATGAGAAATAAAGGCTGTATGAGCGCCGGAACAATCGGTATTGCTCTCCTTGTAATTGCTGCTGTGCTCTTCTTCTGGGGTAAAAACGGATACAATAATTTTGTAACAAAAGAGCAGACTGTAAATACCAAATGGTCTAATGTAGAAACAGTATATCAAAAACGTGCGAATTTAATTCCGAACTTAGAGCGTACTGTAAAATCGTACTCTCAATTTGAGCAGGAAACATTAACAAAAGTGATTGAAGCCCGTTCTAAAGCAACATCAATTACTGTAGATCCTACCAATATGACCGAAGCTGATATGGCGAAATTCCAGGCAGCGCAAGGTGAATTAAGTGGCGCTTTAAGCAGATTGATGGCCGTGGTAGAGCAATATCCAAACTTAAAAGCGGATCAGCAGTATTTAAATTTCCAAAGAGAATATACGGCGATTGAAAACAGCATCCGAAGCGAAACGGTTTATTATAACGAAGCAGCTCAGGATTATAACACTACGATTAAAACGTTCCCAAATAATATTTTGGCAAACTTCACCAACTTTAAAGAGAAACCATATTTTAAAGCGGATGCAGGTGCTCAAAAAGCACCAGAAGTTTTCACGAACTAA
- a CDS encoding M3 family metallopeptidase, translated as MKNITSVFLISSLALTSACTTMKTTENAPTEIPVPDVMANNPFMMKSSLQYQAPEFDKIRDEHFKPAFDYGMKVQVSEIEAIANNSAAPTFENTIVALENSGEVLKRAQLVFYNLTGSNTNPTLQKLEEEYAPIFSALSDKIYLNDKLYSRIKAIKTESLGSEEKRVLELYTTNFEIAGANLSDENKAKVKKINEELATLSTQFSSKLLDARRDGALLISDVKELDGLSVDEIAAAAADAKAAGKTGYLLALQNTTQQPLLQNLKNRATREKLFKASWYRAEKGDANDTRSILEREAKLRMEKAHLMGKKSFAEWKLQDQMAKTPENAMNLLARLATPAVETAKRESNEIQALIDKQKGGFTVEPWDWNFYAEQVRKEKYDLDENQIKPYFEVKTVLEKGVFYAAEKFYGITFKERNDLPVYHPDVVAYEVFDRDGKSLAIYYLDFYTRNNKNGGAWMSNFVEQSHLLNQKPVIVNVFNYQKPAEGKPSLISYDDVTTMFHEFGHTLHGLFADQKYISISGTNVPRDFVEFPSQINEFFALEPSVLKNYALHYQTKQPMPQSLVDKIKKAGTFNQGYSTTELVSAATIDMNWHSVTDESQFKPTLEFEKDVLAKYGFNLKEVPPRYHSPYFAHIWGGGYSAGYYAYMWSDMLNADAWDWISTHGGMTRENGDRFRKYILSVGNSMDLNKAFKEFTGRDADLKPLLKSKGFISQVNGNVDLKIADSNIKLKDVKKK; from the coding sequence ATGAAAAATATTACATCTGTTTTTTTAATATCTTCTCTGGCGTTAACATCCGCCTGTACTACTATGAAAACAACCGAAAACGCACCTACTGAAATTCCAGTTCCAGACGTGATGGCGAACAATCCATTTATGATGAAAAGCTCCCTGCAATATCAGGCACCGGAATTTGACAAGATTAGGGATGAACATTTTAAACCGGCATTTGATTATGGTATGAAAGTTCAAGTTTCTGAAATAGAAGCGATTGCCAATAATTCTGCAGCGCCAACTTTTGAAAATACCATCGTCGCCCTAGAAAATAGTGGCGAAGTTTTAAAAAGAGCACAGCTTGTTTTTTATAATCTTACCGGATCTAACACGAATCCTACTTTACAGAAGCTGGAAGAAGAATACGCACCCATTTTTTCAGCACTTAGCGATAAAATTTACCTGAATGATAAATTATATTCAAGAATTAAAGCGATTAAAACTGAAAGTTTAGGTTCCGAAGAAAAAAGAGTTTTAGAATTATATACGACGAACTTTGAAATCGCCGGCGCCAACTTATCTGACGAAAATAAAGCAAAGGTTAAGAAAATTAATGAAGAATTAGCCACGCTTTCTACTCAGTTTTCGAGTAAATTATTAGATGCAAGAAGAGATGGCGCTCTTTTAATTTCTGATGTTAAAGAACTTGATGGACTTTCTGTAGATGAAATTGCTGCTGCCGCTGCAGATGCAAAAGCTGCGGGAAAAACAGGTTATCTTTTGGCTTTGCAGAACACGACACAGCAACCATTGTTGCAGAATCTAAAAAACCGAGCAACGAGAGAAAAACTTTTCAAAGCTTCTTGGTATAGAGCTGAAAAAGGAGATGCGAACGACACCAGAAGCATCTTGGAAAGAGAGGCGAAACTTCGTATGGAAAAAGCACATTTGATGGGTAAAAAATCATTTGCAGAATGGAAGTTGCAGGATCAAATGGCTAAAACTCCAGAAAATGCAATGAATCTATTGGCGCGTTTAGCGACTCCAGCGGTGGAAACTGCAAAGAGAGAAAGTAATGAAATTCAGGCTTTAATCGACAAACAAAAAGGTGGCTTTACAGTTGAACCTTGGGATTGGAATTTTTATGCGGAACAAGTTCGAAAAGAAAAATACGATTTGGATGAAAATCAAATCAAACCTTATTTTGAAGTGAAAACTGTTCTAGAAAAAGGAGTTTTCTATGCCGCTGAAAAATTCTACGGTATTACTTTTAAAGAAAGAAACGACTTGCCAGTATATCATCCGGATGTTGTGGCGTATGAAGTTTTCGATCGTGATGGAAAATCTCTGGCGATTTATTATTTGGATTTCTATACCAGAAATAATAAAAATGGTGGGGCTTGGATGAGTAACTTTGTAGAGCAATCGCATTTATTAAATCAAAAACCGGTGATTGTTAATGTATTTAATTATCAAAAACCGGCAGAAGGAAAACCCTCATTAATTTCTTACGATGACGTAACCACAATGTTCCATGAATTTGGACATACTTTACACGGATTGTTCGCCGATCAGAAATATATCTCGATTTCTGGAACAAATGTTCCACGGGATTTTGTGGAATTCCCGTCGCAGATCAATGAGTTCTTCGCTTTGGAGCCTTCAGTATTGAAGAATTATGCCTTGCACTATCAAACAAAGCAGCCAATGCCACAATCTTTGGTTGATAAGATCAAAAAAGCCGGAACTTTTAACCAAGGATATTCGACGACCGAACTGGTTTCTGCAGCTACTATAGACATGAATTGGCATTCTGTAACTGATGAATCGCAATTTAAACCGACTTTAGAATTCGAAAAAGACGTGTTGGCTAAATATGGTTTTAACCTGAAAGAAGTTCCGCCAAGATATCATTCCCCTTATTTTGCTCACATCTGGGGCGGTGGTTATTCTGCAGGATATTACGCTTATATGTGGAGCGATATGTTGAATGCTGATGCTTGGGACTGGATTTCTACACATGGTGGAATGACTCGTGAAAATGGAGACCGTTTCCGTAAGTATATTTTATCCGTTGGAAATTCGATGGATTTGAACAAAGCCTTTAAAGAATTTACGGGGCGAGATGCAGATTTGAAACCGTTGTTGAAAAGCAAAGGATTTATCAGTCAGGTTAATGGAAATGTTGATTTAAAAATTGCTGATAGTAACATTAAGCTTAAGGATGTAAAAAAAAAATAA
- the rpmB gene encoding 50S ribosomal protein L28 — protein MSRICQITGKRAMVGNNVSHANNRTKRRFEINLLEKKFYLPEQEKSVTLKVSAHGLRIINRIGIEEAILRGTRSGFIKKS, from the coding sequence ATGTCAAGAATTTGCCAAATAACCGGAAAGCGTGCCATGGTAGGAAACAATGTTTCTCACGCTAATAACAGAACGAAACGTCGTTTTGAAATTAACTTATTGGAAAAGAAATTTTACCTTCCAGAGCAAGAGAAATCTGTAACTTTAAAAGTTTCAGCTCACGGATTGAGAATTATCAACAGAATAGGGATTGAAGAAGCAATATTAAGAGGAACTAGAAGTGGTTTCATCAAAAAATCATAA
- a CDS encoding DUF2199 domain-containing protein, with translation MNSENKCGICGEIHHSYPALTFAYPNSYYWLTEEQKNTYKIHIDEDFCTIEYPDRTDRFIRVVLKQKVAKSSLYLEYGLWVSVSEENYDDYVANFNNTNHETVYFGWLSNALPDYQFEKSIAMDVKTKPGNERPEVYPQLDFSHPFVVDFYHGITKEEAEKRIHNMMSNISQ, from the coding sequence ATGAACTCAGAAAATAAATGTGGTATTTGCGGTGAAATTCATCATTCTTATCCTGCGCTTACTTTTGCGTATCCCAATTCCTATTATTGGCTGACTGAAGAACAAAAAAATACGTACAAAATTCATATTGATGAAGATTTTTGCACCATTGAATATCCAGACCGAACTGATCGGTTTATTCGAGTTGTTTTAAAGCAGAAGGTTGCGAAATCCTCGCTATATCTGGAATACGGACTTTGGGTTTCTGTAAGTGAAGAGAATTACGACGACTATGTTGCCAACTTTAATAATACAAATCATGAAACCGTTTACTTTGGTTGGTTAAGCAATGCGCTGCCGGATTATCAATTTGAAAAAAGTATCGCCATGGATGTTAAAACTAAACCCGGGAATGAACGACCGGAAGTTTATCCTCAGTTGGATTTTAGCCACCCGTTTGTAGTTGATTTCTATCACGGAATTACGAAAGAGGAAGCAGAAAAGAGAATCCACAACATGATGTCAAATATTTCGCAATAA
- a CDS encoding TPM domain-containing protein, with the protein MNSFLTDYQMASLVEAIKTAEDHSTGEIRIHIDSQTEGNNAEIAFQVFKTLCEGQTEERNAVLFHVNFEQQYLTIIGDEGIHKKVHQNFWDKIHDQITREFSRGNYHDGLRNAVLETGLELKKHFPISGENPNELSNEITFS; encoded by the coding sequence ATGAATAGTTTTCTAACAGATTATCAAATGGCTTCTCTCGTAGAAGCCATTAAAACAGCCGAAGATCACTCGACTGGTGAAATCCGTATTCATATAGATTCCCAAACAGAAGGCAATAATGCCGAGATTGCATTTCAAGTTTTTAAAACGCTTTGCGAAGGACAAACCGAAGAGCGAAATGCGGTATTATTTCATGTGAATTTTGAACAGCAATATTTAACCATTATTGGTGATGAAGGCATTCATAAAAAAGTTCATCAGAATTTTTGGGATAAAATTCACGATCAGATTACACGCGAATTCTCTCGCGGAAACTATCATGACGGCTTACGGAATGCAGTCTTAGAAACAGGTTTAGAACTTAAAAAACATTTCCCGATTTCGGGAGAAAATCCCAATGAACTTTCTAATGAGATTACTTTCTCGTAA
- a CDS encoding head GIN domain-containing protein has translation MKTSFIFACATLLLFTSCNIKSDNGFPLNFGTKEGNGIIKTQQFMMNFDEIKISQSIAAELVKSSTEKVVVTAPSDIIDDILVENDNGRLYIHFKSGLNISARNVAVKIFAKDFSKLEANSSASIAIKDQFTQEKTEIKVGSSGSISGNLEANDLSIDVSSSGSYSGKIWAVNLVADVSSSGDIIISGKTKNANLDASSSGTLDAKGVMAENAEIEASSSGSASLSVSNELRASANSSGDVIIKKIGNLNIFSQKENSGGSISIQ, from the coding sequence ATGAAAACATCTTTTATTTTCGCTTGCGCTACACTTCTTTTATTTACTTCCTGTAACATTAAATCAGATAATGGCTTTCCGCTTAATTTTGGAACGAAAGAAGGAAATGGCATCATTAAAACCCAACAGTTTATGATGAATTTCGATGAGATTAAAATTTCGCAGTCCATTGCGGCAGAGCTTGTAAAATCAAGTACTGAAAAAGTAGTTGTCACTGCGCCTTCAGATATTATTGACGATATTTTAGTTGAAAATGATAATGGGAGACTTTACATTCATTTTAAATCGGGACTAAATATTTCTGCGAGAAATGTTGCAGTGAAAATTTTTGCGAAAGATTTCTCTAAACTGGAAGCAAACTCCTCCGCATCAATTGCGATTAAAGATCAGTTTACCCAAGAAAAAACAGAAATAAAAGTTGGAAGTTCTGGGAGTATTTCGGGGAATTTAGAAGCAAATGACCTTTCAATCGATGTTTCAAGCTCTGGAAGTTACTCTGGAAAAATTTGGGCTGTGAATTTAGTAGCAGATGTTTCTTCTTCCGGAGATATTATTATTTCAGGAAAAACTAAAAATGCAAACCTCGACGCCTCTTCGTCCGGAACTTTGGATGCGAAGGGCGTGATGGCAGAGAATGCAGAAATAGAGGCCTCAAGCAGCGGCTCCGCAAGTTTGTCAGTAAGCAATGAATTGCGGGCAAGTGCCAATTCTTCCGGTGATGTCATCATCAAAAAAATTGGGAATTTAAATATTTTCAGTCAAAAAGAAAATAGTGGCGGAAGTATTTCAATTCAGTAA
- the rpmG gene encoding 50S ribosomal protein L33 produces MAKKGNRVQVILECTEHKETGVAGMSRYITTKNKKNTTERLELKKFNPVLKKYTVHKEIK; encoded by the coding sequence ATGGCAAAAAAAGGAAATAGAGTACAGGTGATTTTGGAGTGCACTGAGCACAAAGAAACCGGAGTAGCAGGAATGTCAAGATACATCACTACCAAAAATAAAAAGAACACGACTGAGAGATTAGAGTTGAAAAAATTCAACCCTGTTCTTAAGAAATATACGGTTCACAAAGAAATTAAATAA
- the murB gene encoding UDP-N-acetylmuramate dehydrogenase, protein MNIQENFSLKNHNTFGVDVSAKYFAEVSSLEELIETIKFSKTHSLAILFLGGGSNILFTQDFEGIVIQLHLKGIEEEYLNENEVLVTSKAGENWHEFVLFCLNKNYGGLENLSLIPGNVGTSPMQNIGAYGTEIKDTFVNCKVLNLETLEVEKFDHQKCNFGYRESVFKREGKGKYVILEVTFKLTRKNHVIKTDYGAIKSELQDLGIENPTIQEVSKAVISIRQSKLPNPKVIGNAGSFFKNPSIPTDQFLIVREKHPEMPNYPQGDLVKIPAGWLIEQCGWKGKQIGNVASHELQALVIVNKTGKATGREIYDFSAMIIDSVYQKFGIALEREVNIK, encoded by the coding sequence ATGAATATCCAGGAAAATTTTTCATTAAAAAATCACAACACTTTTGGGGTTGATGTTTCGGCAAAATATTTTGCAGAAGTTAGTTCTTTGGAAGAATTAATAGAAACAATCAAATTTTCAAAAACTCACTCACTCGCCATTTTATTTCTTGGTGGCGGCAGTAATATTCTGTTTACTCAGGATTTCGAGGGTATCGTAATTCAGTTACATTTAAAAGGAATTGAAGAAGAATATCTAAATGAAAATGAAGTTTTAGTAACTTCAAAAGCGGGTGAAAACTGGCATGAATTTGTGCTATTCTGTTTGAATAAAAATTATGGTGGCTTAGAGAATTTATCTCTAATTCCCGGGAATGTAGGGACTTCACCAATGCAAAATATCGGTGCGTACGGAACTGAAATTAAAGACACTTTTGTAAATTGTAAAGTACTGAATTTAGAAACTTTGGAAGTCGAAAAATTTGATCATCAAAAATGCAATTTTGGCTACCGCGAATCTGTTTTTAAAAGAGAAGGAAAAGGGAAATATGTTATTTTAGAAGTAACCTTTAAATTAACCCGGAAAAATCATGTGATAAAAACGGATTATGGCGCAATTAAATCGGAATTACAGGATTTAGGAATTGAAAATCCGACGATTCAAGAGGTTTCGAAAGCGGTAATTAGCATTAGACAAAGCAAATTGCCGAATCCAAAAGTGATTGGCAATGCCGGGAGTTTTTTTAAAAATCCGTCAATTCCTACGGACCAGTTTTTAATCGTTCGTGAAAAACATCCCGAAATGCCGAACTATCCGCAGGGTGATTTGGTAAAAATTCCTGCAGGCTGGCTCATCGAGCAGTGTGGATGGAAAGGGAAGCAAATCGGAAACGTTGCTTCGCACGAGTTGCAAGCTTTGGTGATCGTGAACAAAACAGGTAAAGCAACAGGTAGAGAAATTTACGATTTTTCGGCCATGATCATTGATTCGGTATATCAAAAATTTGGAATCGCCCTGGAACGTGAAGTAAATATTAAATAA
- a CDS encoding immunoglobulin-like domain-containing protein: MNLLISNNTEDVIITGDPFIVEKWNGKQWMKEKAQVNRIFNSIGYIIKPGENKMLEVDISGYYPNLKKGKYKISKSYFYQNDIPITKDKEHLIYQGFTIE; the protein is encoded by the coding sequence ATAAACCTACTGATTTCCAATAATACGGAGGACGTAATTATCACTGGTGATCCGTTCATTGTGGAAAAATGGAATGGGAAACAATGGATGAAGGAAAAAGCACAGGTCAATCGGATTTTTAATAGTATTGGATATATCATAAAACCTGGCGAAAATAAGATGCTAGAAGTCGATATTAGTGGTTATTATCCAAATTTGAAAAAAGGTAAATATAAAATTTCCAAATCGTATTTTTATCAGAACGATATTCCGATAACGAAGGATAAGGAACATTTGATTTATCAAGGATTTACAATAGAATAG